A window of Schistocerca serialis cubense isolate TAMUIC-IGC-003099 chromosome 1, iqSchSeri2.2, whole genome shotgun sequence genomic DNA:
ggactaccagagcaattgcaccgtctaattgccgacatgtacgatggttgctccacccgcgtccgtacatctgacggactaacggaggagatagagatccaggcgggggtcaagcagggctgtccactgtcgcccatcgtctttaatctcgcgctcgagccggtacttcgcgccgcaacctcactcagaaatgagtgtggtattccgcttagcggcgtcagtgtgagtgcactggcgtatgcggacgatatcgtgcttctggcgcgggattcagaggcgatgcagacgctcctcaatgttgtgggtgaggcggcgacgtgggccgggcttaccttcaagccgtcgaagtgtgccacgcttcacatccgccgtcggcagacactaggctcggtattcgccctgcaagggggagaaccagccgtgctcggtgcgggtgacgcctacctccatcttggcgttcccaccgggtacaaagtcacgcagacgccaacggatgcgatcgcggcaattcgacgcgacttgcagcacctggacgcttccctgctggctccctggcagaagattgacgctgtgcgtgtctttctcctccctaggcttgactttgtcatgcggggcggagcggtacgcaaggggccgctatctgcactcgacaaggcagtgaaagcggctgtcaaatcatggctgttcctcccacagcgtgcgtccaccgaacagctgtacctcgcgctgggagagggaggatgcggcctgacgccgctcgcggacgctgcggacatctccaccatcgtccacggcttccgcatgctgcactgcgacgacgccaccgtccgcgacatcgcctgggccactctaactacggccgcgcgccgccgactggggagggagccgagtcgttccgacttggccacctaccttagcggcagcactgagggtgacctcgcacgcgacggaggtgacatccagtcactgtggacgcgcgtcaggaacgccacaaggcgcctagcgccgcgtggcgtcacctggcgctggagtgagctgctttctgagttgcaggtggaggtcggcggccgacccgccatcgctgacgacgcggaacacggcggcatcggaggggtgacgcagccggccacggagggggcggcgcctgggactacacgacacctcgaagatggcggcgatggaccgcagcacgatgatgacagcgtgggacgcaccgccaacactggcgtcgagcatgtccgggtgggagggggcgccaaacgtcttctctcgcggacgctccgcgagtgtctgaggcagcgcctgcgccACATCCTACTCAGGAAACCGGACCAGGGGAAGGTGTTCGAGTGCACCAGGGaatccacagcgtccaaccacttcatagcgggaggcaaatacacccgcttcgcagactggcgctttatccatcgcgccaggctcggagtcgtgcctctgaacggttgtcgccgctttgatgggcgggccaacaacaacaaagcctgccgacgctgtggccacaacaacgagacgctcccgcacgtaattaacgcgtgcatggtgcactcagcagccctgcagtatcgccacaacgcggtcctcaaccgcctcgcgacagcagtcgcagggcggccaagaagaggaaacactgctgttcctgacatcaggatcaaccaagccgtcataggggacagcagtgggctgcgtccggacctcgtaataacgGACGAGGTCGCGAAGACTGtaaccatcgtcgatgtgacaatccccttcgagaacaggcggattgcgctcgacaacgctcggcaactgaagaggataaagtacgccgacgttgcgcgcggattagccgctcgcggctattccgtcactgtcgacgccctggttgtcggcagtctgggggcgtgggaccgccagaacgatgcagtgcttcggcacctaggcatcgctagccgctactgccaactgatgcggcggctgatggtgtctgacaccatcaagtggtcccgcgacatttacgtggaacacattactggccaccgccagtatgtgtccccctagactgtggcatgctctgacgtcaggctgcgagaccttcgagactgcagtcgtcggagaacttcgaggtcggtgccttcgtgacgtcggcgtcgagattctcctccacgacgcgggaccgcggcgctacaccatcttcgcgccgcactgcagcagtgccgagtcagtagcggtgcgtgcggtgctgcctggtgcccctccctccgtggtgtccgccgaatatggcccccacctcggttggcgcggtgctgGGCGGCGCCgaacgtgtgcctactgcccggcagtctccagccagcgtgggaagcaacgccctcctgccacgacaccccggtgacgtctgccgcaaggcggacagaggggagaagtccggctgtgtgtgacccgcctgcgtgcgtggcacaccagccgctggcagccgtgcatgtgcagtgtgctgtcagggcatggagaagaatgcaataaataaaatagaccctAAAACTAGGTCCAAACTTTCCCCAGTGTGAATTATCTAAGGCCGCGCCTATCGCGGAATTAATCTTAAGGTAATATACTTAAGCATCCGCGCCTAACGCGGTCttccaatatttaagtagtgggcttaacccacgaattagaataagattcaactatttaagtgcggttagaaccgtttactatatattttaacttaaaattttcattaaatttgtaatactcgatttatatagagtcatgaatattctttcttaaatttatacttcttaaaactgtaactaagaattatctcggaaaataaaaatctgttcttatcagcttaatatctgatacgtcctgcatcgcaggaccagaatattaaactcatttttggctcatgacggagtgctaggggcttgctccacctctgtcgcgggttggcccggcattgcagtaccgccgggatcggcccacctaaaattaattaaaacacagcctgaaatgggttaatattctgcagtgatcagatattccgctggtagcaaaacttgttgtagttgtcgatttgcccagtagttagctgcttacacacctcgatttcttgtaattaatttaacattatcttacgaagtttatttattttttttttttttttattttttttttttttttttttttttttgcggttagccggaacgctcttgcagccgcattacactaggctggtaatttatatgggcacagaagagtgccttcggatgcctcgttggcgtcacatatggtccggccacagataattttaattacattttttggagttatatccttagctcctcgcgaacgtcgtcgtcgccgccgcacgcacgcagaatacgtgtgtacacacgtatgcagtaggcggtggacgatgtaagcactcggctaggtgtagctcgcgccggcctcgcgccggtgtagctcgcgccggcctggcgctgctgtggggcggcctcacggcttctccactgccctggcagccggcggcgttcaaatgggagtcgcagtttactgttcgccatggagggtagtactgggctgttgacgagtgctctcgcgaattctccttccttccggcacttgcttttgcgatgttttcgacggtcgcctgttgccatatcggcccgtaccaccgtgtgtcactcccacatgtggagcgcacacgctgcaagcatttaggcccttcgacttgcggtttttccttatcgcttctcggccttttggctaagatcaaagtgtagtatctgttcttatcagcttaatatctgatacgtcctgcatcgcaggaccagaatattaaactcatttttggctcatgacggagtgctaggggcttgctccacctctgtcgcgggttggcccggcattgcagtaccgccgggatcggcccacctaaaattaattaaaacacagcctgaaatgggttaatattctgcagtgatcagatattccgctggtagcaaaacttgttgtagttgtcgatttgcccagtagttagctgcttacacacctcgatttcttgtaattaatttaacattatcttacgaagtttatttatttttttttttttttatttttttttttttttttttttttttgcggttagccggaacgctcttgcagccgcattacactaggctggtaatttatatgggcacagaagagtgccttcggatgcctcgttggcgtcacatatggtccggccacagataattttaattacattttttggagttatatccttagctcctcgcgaacgtcgtcgtcgccgccgcacgcacgcagaatacgtgtgtacacacgtatgcagtaggcggtggacgatgtaagcactcggctaggtgtagctcgcgccggcctcgcgccggtgtagctcgcgccggcctggcgctgctgtggggcggcctcacggcttctccactgccctggcagccggcggcgttcaaatgggagtcgcagtttactgttcgccatggagggtagtactgggctgttgacgagtgctctcgcgaattctccttccttccggcacttgcttttgcgatgttttcgacggtcgcctgttgccatatcggcccgtaccaccgtgtgtcactcccacatgtggagcgcacacgctgcaagcatttaggcccttcgacttgcggtttttccttatcgcttctcggccttttggctaagatcaaagtgtagtatctgttcttatcagcttaatatgggCTGATATGGGCTGATTTCTGCACCGGGAAGCGGTCGCTTTTATTCTCCTGTTTCAGGTCCGCGACCTGAACAATGGAGCTTGTGGTGACGCTGCCGGcggaggtcttccgctgccggatctgcttcgtcaccaaggctgcAGGCAGGCCAACTTTTGGGGAGTACaaggaccactcggcccttctccgccactacaggaggctgcacgacccggaaacggttcccgttttcgagtgtcagttttgcggccgacgcgacccgcggctgaagacgctgcggctacaccagcggctctgcaatgcagattccgcaacccccggcgctgccagtcgggggagagtgagtatgggacacgatgccgtgtctggctctctggggcacccagagaggtcagccggcgggaggtcacaggcgagggcccccgaagctagtaggacaggcccttcgtccttagttagtgctgggcgaaagccacaggcgaaagcggctcgggaagctagtaccataggccgcctagccttagataatagagaggggctatggccacagcccagtccggtccccgaagctagtaggacagaccggctggacttaggattaacttacgcggcggtcctgacccgcagcagcgtggtgggctcacaggctgccttgccctcaccctgtgtgagtgtgcaggcgtctgcgacgcccaggacggcggtggttgccacccccgcgtcgtgtgtactctgtgtgcgcacgccgaggaggtctggcatccccctgccgacacgctccgcgacgtcaaccgcgtcgccacgagtgccgagcgcaagttcgggaggtgaaggcagcacgctgccgacgcctgccgccgaacgcgtcgctccggccagaggcGCTGTGTCCGGCATGGGCCGCGGCTCGCCGCGGCCCGCGCCGGCCATTGCGCCCAGTGGCGTACGCTGGCCACGTCGTGCGGCTGCCGCAGGCGCctcccgcccgccatctgtcgggagcGTGGGTACCGGCCTGGGACTGCCGCCCGCATTCGCTACGCCGCCAACAGGTGGCTCTGCGGTGCGGGTGGGCGGTGGCAGGCAGGCTGCCTCGCTCGCCGCGACCGTTGGTGTTGTCATTCACGGCGCAGCCGCGCCGCCGGTTGACGCACCGAAGGCCGCGCGCCCGGCGGATGCACCGGATGGTGTGGTGCTTGTGCGGTCGCAGACGTACACGCGCCGCGTTTCCTCTGCCCTGCCGGCGGTTACGTCGAGTGACGCCCGTCACTCCGTCtccgctcaggcagggagtgctaTTAACTCAAAAGCTCCTGTTGCAGATCATGAGTGGCACGTAGTCACCCCAAGGAGGGACagacgccgtgctgcaggacgcagaccaccgcccccggaccgacggcgcatcataccgcccagtccgcgtaacagcggcccggcgcgagccaacgcgcctgggcggccggcgcgagctacacctcgtgtatctcgcgccggcggcagggcgcgggcgaccgctgggccatctgttggcggcgcggcgaacaacagccgcagtgcgctgggcccgagcgccaggccggcgcgagctacacctcgagaCGCCCGGCCGGCGCGGGCTACACCGGCCACCCctacgaccactgcgccatctggtagcgatcgtcgggcacccagtccgcgtaacagcggtccggggcgagccggcgcgtccggtcagccggcgcgagctacaccccgtgtttctcgcgccggcggcgggccgctggcgaccgccgggccatctgttggcggcgcggcgaacaccagccgcggtgcgcccgacccgagcgccaggccggcgcaagctacaccggcccctgctgctaccgctgcgccacctgtcaccagCGCGGCGATCGAGGGCAGCACTGAGCggcccacgccagatggcagcacggcaccaccaccgacgcagacgacggagcggcgcgacgtgaacggagggactgcagctgcGTCTCCGAGAACTGGCAGCAAGAAGAGGAGACGCCGACGCCGTAACAACCGGCCCAGTCCCAACCTCCCGCCGCAAGGCTCCCGTCCTACACCAGACCTGACAGGCCCCCCTGTACCCTCCGAACAGGGCGCAACTGAGGcagctccgcccccccctcccccggccgacactcggctaacggagaggcagcggcgctggctggcggccctggagagcgtccacaaccaaccgtgggacgcattcgtcgcggCCGTCGAGGATTTCATCGccgagatcgccgagacgaagccacaacgccaggcagccggaggtcgacaggatgggccaccagcagcagcgcaccgcggccagggccgcgccgacgctgctgccaatccccctccccctgcccctacacgcggccgcggtgggcggcgcggtggacgtggcgcacggcgcgcggcggccgccgagcgtcggtacgacgcgaatgcagcgtctgaaattcagaagctgtaccgcgcggaccggcgcaaggcgatgcagcgcgtccttggcgagacgtcgccgtactgccaaatcgatggcaacgtgctcacggagcactttaAGGTAATATATTCTAAATCCGACTTTTCCGTTacagatgcaccagctgctgtcccggactttgccgccaccacgcctcctgatgtcagcgaggaggtcctgctgccgatcacaccttcagaggtgcaacagcggctccagaaggcgagcaatactgctcctggggcagacggagtcacctactcggacttgcgacgtgaggatcctggctgccacgtgctagctaagatcttctcgcgctgctggaaagagcggaagactccggtgcagtggaaaatatccactaccgtcctcatccacaagaaaggggacgtctcggacgtgacaaactggcggcctttagcattgagctctaccatctctaagctctttgctgcaatcgttgcggaccgcacttctctctgggcagagcggttgaacctgctctccccggaacagaagggcttccgcacgtttgaaggctgctacgagcacaacttcattgtgcagacggcaattgatgatgcaaggcgcaggggaggccaagcatgctttgcttggcttgatctggcgaatgctttcggttcagtgcctcacgctcacctccttggagtactgagcaggatgggactaccagagcaattgcaccatctaattgccgacatgtacgatggttgctccacccgcgtccgtacatctgacggactaacggaggagatagagatccaggcaggggtcaagcagggctgtccactgtcgcccatcgtctttaatctcgcgctcgagccggtacttcgcgccgctacctcactcagaaatgagtgtggtattccgcttagcggcgtcagtgtgagtgcactggcgtatgcggacgatatcgtgcttctggcgcgggattcagaggcgatgcagacgctcctcaatgttgtgggtgaggcggcgacgtgggccgggcttaccttcaagccatcgaagtgtgccacgcttcacatccgccgtcggcagacactaggctcggtattcgccctgcaagggggagaaccagccgtgctcggtgcgggtgacgcctacctccatcttggcgttcccaccgggtacaaagtcacgcagacgccaacggatgcgatcgcggcaattcgacgcgacttgcagcacctggacgcttccctgctggctccctggcagaagattgacgctgtgcgtgtctttctcctccctaggcttgactttgtcatgcggggcggagcggtacgcaaggggccgctatctgcactcgacaaggcagtgaaagcggctgtcaaatcatggctgttcctcccacagcgtgcgtccaccgaacagctgtacctcgcgctgggagagggaggatgcggcctgacgccgctcgcggacgctgcggacatctccaccatcgtccacggcttccgcatgctgcactgcgacgacgccaccgtccgcgacatcgcctgggccacactaactacggccgcgcgccgccgactggggagggagccgagtcgttccgacttggccacctaccttagcggcagcactgagggtgacctcgcacgcgacggaggtgacatccagtcactgtggacgcgcgtcaggaacgccacaaggcgcctagcgccgcgtggcgtcacctggcgctggagtgagctgctttctgagttgcaggtggaggtcggcggccgacccgccatcgctgacgacgcggaacacggcggcatcggaggggtgacgcagccggccacggaggggacggcgcctgggactacacgacacctcgaagatggcggcgatggaccgcagcacgatgatgacagcgtgggacgcaccgccaacactggcgtcgagcatgtccgggtgggagggggcgccaaacgtcttctctcgcggacgctccgcgagtgtctgaggcagcgcctgcgcaACCTCCTACTCAGGAAACCTGACCAGGGGAAGGTGTTCGAGTGTACCAGGGaatccacagcgtccaaccacttcatagcgggaggcaaatacacccgcttcgcagactggcgctttatccatcgcgccaggctcggagtcgtgcctctgaacggttgtcgccgctttgatgggcgggcaaacaacaacaaagcctgccgacgctgtggccacaacaacgagacgctcccgcacgtgatcaacgcgtgcatggtgcactcagcagccctgcagtatcgccacaacgcggtcctcaaccgcctcgcgacagcagtcgctgggcggccaaggagaggaaacgctgctgttcctgacatcaggatcaaccaagccgtcataggggacagcagtgggctgcgtccggacctcgtaataactgacgaggccgctaagactgtgaccatcgtcgatgtgacaatccccttcgagaataggcggattgcgctcgacaacgctcggcaactgaagaggataaagtacgccgacgttgcgcgcggattagccgctcgcggctattccgtcactgtcgacgccctggttgttggcagtctgggggcgtgggaccgccagaacgatgcagtgcttcggcacctaggcatcgctagccgctactgccaactgatgcggcggctgatggtgtctgacaccatcaagtggtcccgcgacatttacgtggaacacattactggccaccgccagtatgtgtccccctagactgtggcatgctctgacgtcaggctgcgagaccctcgagactgcagtcgtcggagaacttcgaggtcggtgccttcgtgacgtcggcgtcgagattgtcctccacgacgcgggacctgcggcgctacaccatcttcgcgccgcactgcagcagtgccgagtcagtagcggtgcgtgcggtgctgcctggtgcccctccctccgtggtgtccgccgaatatggcccccacctcggttggcgcggtgctaggcggcgccaaacgtgtgcctactgcccggcagtctccagccagcgtgggaagcaacgccctcctgccacgacaccccggtgacgtctgccgcaaggcggacagaggggagaagtccggctgtgtgtgacccgcctgcgtgcgtggcacaccagccgctggcagccgtgcatgtgcagtgtgctgtcagggcatggagaagaatgtaataaacaaAATAGATCCTAAACTAGCTCCAACCTTCCCCGTTCTGAAATTATCTAAGGCCGCGCC
This region includes:
- the LOC126479925 gene encoding uncharacterized protein LOC126479925 — encoded protein: MQRVLGETSPYCQIDGNVLTEHFKVIYSKSDFSVTDAPAAVPDFAATTPPDVSEEVLLPITPSEVQQRLQKASNTAPGADGVTYSDLRREDPGCHVLAKIFSRCWKERKTPVQWKISTTVLIHKKGDVSDVTNWRPLALSSTISKLFAAIVADRTSLWAERLNLLSPEQKGFRTFEGCYEHNFIVQTAIDDARRRGGQACFAWLDLANAFGSVPHAHLLGVLSRMGLPEQLHHLIADMYDGCSTRVRTSDGLTEEIEIQAGVKQGCPLSPIVFNLALEPVLRAATSLRNECGIPLSGVSVSALAYADDIVLLARDSEAMQTLLNVVGEAATWAGLTFKPSKCATLHIRRRQTLGSVFALQGGEPAVLGAGDAYLHLGVPTGYKVTQTPTDAIAAIRRDLQHLDASLLAPWQKIDAVRVFLLPRLDFVMRGGAVRKGPLSALDKAVKAAVKSWLFLPQRASTEQLYLALGEGGCGLTPLADAADISTIVHGFRMLHCDDATVRDIAWATLTTAARRRLGREPSRSDLATYLSGSTEGDLARDGGDIQSLWTRVRNATRRLAPRGVTWRWSELLSELQVEVGGRPAIADDAEHGGIGGVTQPATEGTAPGTTRHLEDGGDGPQHDDDSVGRTANTGVEHVRVGGGAKRLLSRTLRECLRQRLRNLLLRKPDQGKVFECTRESTASNHFIAGGKYTRFADWRFIHRARLGVVPLNGCRRFDGRANNNKACRRCGHNNETLPHVINACMVHSAALQYRHNAVLNRLATAVAGRPRRGNAAVPDIRINQAVIGDSSGLRPDLVITDEAAKTVTIVDVTIPFENRRIALDNARQLKRIKYADVARGLAARGYSVTVDALVVGSLGAWDRQNDAVLRHLGIASRYCQLMRRLMVSDTIKWSRDIYVEHITGHRQYVSP
- the LOC126479767 gene encoding uncharacterized protein LOC126479767; the protein is MQRVLGETSPYCQIDGNVLTEHFKVIYSKSDFSVTDAPAAVPDFAATTPPDVSEEVLLPITPSEVQQRLQKASNTAPGADGVTYSDLRREDPGCHVLAKIFSRCWKERKTPVQWKISTTVLIHKKGDVSDVTNWRPLALSSTISKLFAAIVADRTSLWAERLNLLSPEQKGFRTFEGCYEHNFIVQTAIDDARRRGGQACFAWLDLANAFGSVPHAHLLGVLSRMGLPEQLHRLIADMYDGCSTRVRTSDGLTEEIEIQAGVKQGCPLSPIVFNLALEPVLRAATSLRNECGIPLSGVSVSALAYADDIVLLARDSEAMQTLLNVVGEAATWAGLTFKPSKCATLHIRRRQTLGSVFALQGGEPAVLGAGDAYLHLGVPTGYKVTQTPTDAIAAIRRDLQHLDASLLAPWQKIDAVRVFLLPRLDFVMRGGAVRKGPLSALDKAVKAAVKSWLFLPQRASTEQLYLALGEGGCGLTPLADAADISTIVHGFRMLHCDDATVRDIAWATLTTAARRRLGREPSRSDLATYLSGSTEGDLARDGGDIQSLWTRVRNATRRLAPRGVTWRWSELLSELQVEVGGRPAIADDAEHGGIGGVTQPATEGAAPGTTRHLEDGGDGPQHDDDSVGRTANTGVEHVRVGGGAKRLLSRTLRECLRQRLRHILLRKPDQGKVFECTRESTASNHFIAGGKYTRFADWRFIHRARLGVVPLNGCRRFDGRANNNKACRRCGHNNETLPHVINACMVHSAALQYRHNAVLNRLATAVAGRPRRGNTAVPDIRINQAVIGDSSGLRPDLVITDEVAKTVTIVDVTIPFENRRIALDNARQLKRIKYADVARGLAARGYSVTVDALVVGSLGAWDRQNDAVLRHLGIASRYCQLMRRLMVSDTIKWSRDIYVEHITGHRQYVSP